The Syngnathus typhle isolate RoL2023-S1 ecotype Sweden linkage group LG6, RoL_Styp_1.0, whole genome shotgun sequence genome has a window encoding:
- the LOC133156127 gene encoding high affinity cGMP-specific 3',5'-cyclic phosphodiesterase 9A-like isoform X2, giving the protein MLEKRVELEGLKVVEIEKCKNDLRKLRDEMTSRSGGRINCPCKYNFDDGKKVTPRRDVPNYPKYTLSQETVEALKKPTFDVWHWEHNEMLSCLEYMYHDLGLVKEFNMNPITLKRWLLAIQENYRNNPFHNFRHCFCVSQMMYGMIHLCNLQEKLTLTDMGILMTAAVCHDLDHPGYNNTYQINARTELAVRYNDISPLENHHCAVAFQILSLPECNIFANVDPEAFKQIRQAIITLILATDMARHGEILDSFKQKVDSFDFTNEEHVTCLKMVLIKCCDISNEVRPTEVAEPWVDCLLEEYFMQSDREKSEGLPVAPFMDRDKVTKPTAQIGFIKFVLIPMFETVMKLFPQIEEIMVQPLRDSRDHYEELKQIDDAMTEVSAVPDSHHHTKIAIRGPLLCSNSVKTLRRASLVEDVAFLRSGHQQTSRRETTKRRHSNILN; this is encoded by the exons ATGCTGGAGAAGAGAGTGGAAC TGGAGGGCTTGAAGGTGGTGGAGATTGAGAAGTGTAAAAATGATCTGAGGAAGCTTCGGGATGAGATGACATCCAGGAGTGGCGGCAG GATAAACTGCCCGTGTAAATACAATTTCGACGACGGGAAGAAGGTCACTCCGAGACGAGATGTTCCCAATTATCCAAAG TATACACTGTCTCAGGAGACTGTCGAGGCACTGAAGAAGCCAACGTTTGACGTCTGGCACTGGGAGCACAACGAG ATGCTGAGCTGTTTGGAGTATATGTACCATGACTTGGGTCTCGTGAAAGAATTCAACATGAACCCAATCACACTCAAACGCTGGCTG TTGGCCATCCAGGAGAACTACCGCAACAACCCCTTCCACAACTTCCGTCATTGCTTCTGCGTGAGTCAGATGATGTACGGCATGATCCACCTCTGCAACCTGCAG gAGAAGCTGACTCTCACTGATATGGGCATTCTAATGACAGCTGCGGTGTGTCACGACCTGGACCACCCTGGATACAACAACAC GTATCAAATCAACGCTCGTACGGAGCTAGCGGTGCGCTACAACGACATCTCACCGCTGGAGAATCATCACTGCGCGGTGGCTTTCCAAATTCTTTCCCTTCCCGAGTGCAACATCTTTGCAAATGTGGATCCCGAAGCATTTAAACAGATTCGACAG GCTATAATCACCCTCATCCTGGCCACTGACATGGCCAGACATGGCGAGATACTGGACTCATTCAAGCAGAAAGTGGACAGCTTTGACTTTACCAATGAGGAGCATGTGACATGT cTCAAGATGGTATTGATCAAATGCTGTGACATCTCCAATGaagtgcggccgaccgaggtgGCCGAACCGTGGGTGGACTGTCTTTTGGAGGAGTACTTCATGCAG AGTGACCGGGAGAAGTCGGAGGGCCTCCCGGTGGCCCCCTTCATGGACAGAGACAAAGTCACCAAGCCCACCGCTCAAATCGGCTTCATCAAGTTTGTGCTCATCCCAATGTTTGAAACAGTCATGAAG CTTTTCCCTCAAATTGAGGAGATCATGGTTCAACCCCTGAGGGACTCCCGGGACCACTACGAGGAGCTGAAACAAATTGACGATGCCATGACAGAG GTGTCAGCCGTCCCCGACTCTCACCATCACACCAAAATTGCAATCAG GGGTCCTCTTTTGTGTTCAAATTCAGTAAAGACTTTAAGAAGAGCGAGTCTGGTTGAAGACGTTGCGTTTCTGCGTTCTGGCCATCAACAAACGTCGCGGCGGGAGACAACAAAGAGAcgacacagcaacatactcaacTAA
- the LOC133156127 gene encoding high affinity cGMP-specific 3',5'-cyclic phosphodiesterase 9A-like isoform X1, which yields MLEKRVELEGLKVVEIEKCKNDLRKLRDEMTSRSGGRINCPCKYNFDDGKKVTPRRDVPNYPKYTLSQETVEALKKPTFDVWHWEHNEMLSCLEYMYHDLGLVKEFNMNPITLKRWLLAIQENYRNNPFHNFRHCFCVSQMMYGMIHLCNLQEKLTLTDMGILMTAAVCHDLDHPGYNNTYQINARTELAVRYNDISPLENHHCAVAFQILSLPECNIFANVDPEAFKQIRQAIITLILATDMARHGEILDSFKQKVDSFDFTNEEHVTCLKMVLIKCCDISNEVRPTEVAEPWVDCLLEEYFMQGVIAQGQTHKSDSDVINICVSQSDREKSEGLPVAPFMDRDKVTKPTAQIGFIKFVLIPMFETVMKLFPQIEEIMVQPLRDSRDHYEELKQIDDAMTEVSAVPDSHHHTKIAIRGPLLCSNSVKTLRRASLVEDVAFLRSGHQQTSRRETTKRRHSNILN from the exons ATGCTGGAGAAGAGAGTGGAAC TGGAGGGCTTGAAGGTGGTGGAGATTGAGAAGTGTAAAAATGATCTGAGGAAGCTTCGGGATGAGATGACATCCAGGAGTGGCGGCAG GATAAACTGCCCGTGTAAATACAATTTCGACGACGGGAAGAAGGTCACTCCGAGACGAGATGTTCCCAATTATCCAAAG TATACACTGTCTCAGGAGACTGTCGAGGCACTGAAGAAGCCAACGTTTGACGTCTGGCACTGGGAGCACAACGAG ATGCTGAGCTGTTTGGAGTATATGTACCATGACTTGGGTCTCGTGAAAGAATTCAACATGAACCCAATCACACTCAAACGCTGGCTG TTGGCCATCCAGGAGAACTACCGCAACAACCCCTTCCACAACTTCCGTCATTGCTTCTGCGTGAGTCAGATGATGTACGGCATGATCCACCTCTGCAACCTGCAG gAGAAGCTGACTCTCACTGATATGGGCATTCTAATGACAGCTGCGGTGTGTCACGACCTGGACCACCCTGGATACAACAACAC GTATCAAATCAACGCTCGTACGGAGCTAGCGGTGCGCTACAACGACATCTCACCGCTGGAGAATCATCACTGCGCGGTGGCTTTCCAAATTCTTTCCCTTCCCGAGTGCAACATCTTTGCAAATGTGGATCCCGAAGCATTTAAACAGATTCGACAG GCTATAATCACCCTCATCCTGGCCACTGACATGGCCAGACATGGCGAGATACTGGACTCATTCAAGCAGAAAGTGGACAGCTTTGACTTTACCAATGAGGAGCATGTGACATGT cTCAAGATGGTATTGATCAAATGCTGTGACATCTCCAATGaagtgcggccgaccgaggtgGCCGAACCGTGGGTGGACTGTCTTTTGGAGGAGTACTTCATGCAG GGAGTCATTGCACAAGgccaaacacacaaaagtgaTTCTGATGTGATCAACATCTGCGTCTCCCAGAGTGACCGGGAGAAGTCGGAGGGCCTCCCGGTGGCCCCCTTCATGGACAGAGACAAAGTCACCAAGCCCACCGCTCAAATCGGCTTCATCAAGTTTGTGCTCATCCCAATGTTTGAAACAGTCATGAAG CTTTTCCCTCAAATTGAGGAGATCATGGTTCAACCCCTGAGGGACTCCCGGGACCACTACGAGGAGCTGAAACAAATTGACGATGCCATGACAGAG GTGTCAGCCGTCCCCGACTCTCACCATCACACCAAAATTGCAATCAG GGGTCCTCTTTTGTGTTCAAATTCAGTAAAGACTTTAAGAAGAGCGAGTCTGGTTGAAGACGTTGCGTTTCTGCGTTCTGGCCATCAACAAACGTCGCGGCGGGAGACAACAAAGAGAcgacacagcaacatactcaacTAA
- the LOC133155748 gene encoding hepatic and glial cell adhesion molecule-like, whose product MKAGRKTGHSLSTDVPALLTLLGLLLLLFTGEVSGVNVTSQTQVVRGIVGKEALLSVSYSSSSADKPVIKWQVKRDKVKPVTVVQSIGIDIIGNLRPEYRNRILVFENGSLLLHNLQLSDEGLYEVEISITDDTFTGEHYIELTVDVPVSKPYIQMVASSVLEYSEHFNLHCSHDNGTKPVYAWLKAGKVQANDSRLLLSHDQKVLTIARVLMSDDDIYTCMVENAVSSMKSTPVKLTVYRRSSLYIILSTGGIFLLITLVTVCACWKPSKKKHRPVPQRAPIYMEQGENGHDIDVVPKPTTLGRRSPMPLYVLNEDETLERLEESACNAYSQSELNFPASYVPVLPTHGHRTEPPIWTTPRRYSRSPSPLAQLLPQVSTGPPLSPARSPAHSPCSSPRSFSPIRKVRPPVGIPNIRLPVEAESPATSEETQQGSPQQ is encoded by the exons ATGAAGGCGGGGAGGAAGACAGGCCACAGTCTCTCTACTGACGTTCCTGCACTCCTCACCCTGCTCGGCCTCCTCCTTCTACTCTTCACAG GTGAGGTGTCGGGGGTGAATGTGACGAGCCAAACCCAAGTGGTGAGGGGCATCGTGGGCAAAGAAGCTCTGCTGTCCGTCAGCTACTCCAGCAGCAGCGCGGACAAGCCGGTAATCAAGTGGCAGGTGAAGAGGGACAAAGTGAAGCCCGTCACCGTGGTGCAGTCCATCGGTATCGACATCATCGGGAACCTTAGGCCGGAGTACCGGAACCGCATCCTGGTGTTCGAGAACGGCTCGCTGCTGCTTCACAACCTGCAGCTGTCGGACGAAGGATTGTACGAGGTGGAGATCTCCATCACGGATGACACCTTCACGGGGGAGCACTATATTGAGCTGACTGTGGATG TTCCAGTTTCCAAGCCCTACATCCAGATGGTGGCGTCATCTGTCCTCGAGTACAGCGAGCACTTCAACTTGCACTGTTCCCACGACAATGGCACCAAGCCCGTGTACGCTTGGCTGAAGGCAGGCAAGGTGCAGGCCAACGACTCCCGCCTGCTGCTCTCGCACGACCAAAAGGTGTTGACCATCGCCCGTGTCCTCATGTCGGACGACGACATCTACACCTGCATGGTGGAGAACGCCGTCAGCAGCATGAAGAGCACGCCCGTCAAGCTCACTGTCTACA GACGGAGCTCGCTGTACATCATCCTGTCCACCGGAGGCATTTTCCTTCTCATCACCCTGGTGACCGTGTGTGCCTGCTGGAAGCCATCCAA aaAGAAACATAGACCCGTCCCGCAGCGAGCCCCCATCTACATGGAACAGGGAGAAAATGGACATGATA TCGACGTCGTCCCCAAACCAACCACCCTCGGTCGAAGGAGTCCCATGCCTCTGTATGTACTCAATGAAGAT GAGACTCTTGAGCGTTTGGAAGAAAGCGCTTGCAATGCCTACAGCCAATCAGAATTGAATTTCCCCGCAAGCTACGTCCCGGTCCTCCCCACCCATGGTCACAGAACTGAGCCGCCCATCTGGACCACCCCGCGCAGGTACTCGCGCAGCCCATCCCCGCTTGCACAGCTTCTCCCGCAAGTCTCGACGGGACCTCCACTAAGCCCCGCACGCTCGCCAGCCCACTCGCCCTGTTCGTCTCCGCGCAGTTTTAGCCCCATTCGAAAAGTTCGGCCTCCTGTCGGAATCCCAAACATTCGTCTTCCCGTGGAGGCGGAGAGTCCCGCGACCAGCGAGGAGACGCAGCAGGGTTCGCCCCAGCAGTGA